A genomic segment from Gossypium hirsutum isolate 1008001.06 chromosome D04, Gossypium_hirsutum_v2.1, whole genome shotgun sequence encodes:
- the LOC121203381 gene encoding phenylalanine ammonia-lyase, producing the protein MVSTERIPQGKPLSPLSSVDPLSWGVAADSLKGGHLDEVKHMVSEYRRPLVKFGGEALTFSQVAAVAKSLHNGVDNCDITTGFGANFRLRTKDGAVLQKLLIRFLNAGTFGFKILEAITKLLNHNVTPCLPLRGSVTASGDIIPLSYIVGLLIGRPNSKAIGPNREPLDAQAAFRVADIDSEFFELQPKERLALVNGTAVGSTMAAMVLFEANIFAVL; encoded by the exons atggtttcgacagagaGAATCCCTCAAGGGAAGCCATTATCACCTCTTTCTTCGGTCGACCCTTTGAGCTGGGGTGTTGCAGCTGACTCTCTCAAGGGAGGCCATTTGGATGAAGTGAAACATATGGTTTCCGAGTATAGGAGACCACTGGTGAAGTTTGGTGGTGAGGCCTTGACCTTTTCTCAAGTTGCAGCCGTAGCTAAAA GCCTCCACAATGGTGTTGACAATTGTGACATTACTACTGGTTTTGGTGCTAATTTTCGTCTAAGAACCAAGGATGGAGCTGTCCTTCAAAAGTTGCTTATTAG GTTCTTGAATGCTGGGACCTTTGG GTTCAAAATTCTGGAGGCAATCACCAAGCTTCTTAACCACAATGTCACCCCATGCCTGCCGCTTCGTGGCTCAGTTACTGCATCTGGTGATATTATTCCTCTTTCCTATATTGTTGGATTGCTCATTGGCAGGCCTAATTCCAAAGCCATTGGACCCAATAGGGAACCCCTTGATGCCCAAGCAGCCTTTCGTGTAGCTGATATTGATTCTGAGTTCTTCGAGTTGCAGCCGAAAGAACGCCTTGCACTAGTCAATGGCACTGCAGTTGGTTCTACCATGGCTGCCATGGTTCTTTTTGAAGCAAACATATTTGCTGTTTTGTAA